A part of Neodiprion pinetum isolate iyNeoPine1 chromosome 4, iyNeoPine1.2, whole genome shotgun sequence genomic DNA contains:
- the LOC124217993 gene encoding uncharacterized protein isoform X1: protein MISRVSLGINVGILLTLLILGALFSLPLKLLLDTNRETDGFDEQERGRSADELPQADYRRMKLCGNPDYKSLAKLVHLSNYDGNCTKPKRPDGEKSRGRFAAERYAKRFAEDTSDQQNVSTHQKNSISIAGHILAVLLVGSAVAALVEVLRVRLFAAVKRSDGGVATVARRSSLVDLAQRRAVRKETVQAQKSFEIQGMMHRSPLRLLAARPPPLLRRSSFPAQCLGKKDQVPISTTVNTGRLSRRPSIVIDSEEDVTVLTDTSRRRCRLIRRH from the exons ATGATCAGCCGTGTGTCGCTTGGCATAAACGTCGGCATACTCTTAACGCTCTTGATACTTGGCGCGCTGTTTTCACTGCCGCTGAAGCTGCTGCTTGATACGAATCGCGAAACGGATGGATTTGACGAGCAGGAACGAGGGAGATCCGCTGATGAACTACCGCAAGCGGATTACCGAAGGATGAAGCTCTGCGGGAACCCCGACTACAAATCCCTAGCGAAGTTGGTACACCTCAGCAACTACGATGGAAACTGCACCAAACCAAAGCGTCCTGATGGCGAGAAATCGAGGGGACGATTCGCCGCTGAAAGATACGCCAAAAGATTCGCAGAAGACACGAGCGATCAGCAAAACGTGAGCACTCATCAGAAGAATTCCATCTCCATAGCGGGTCATATCCTCGCTGTCTTGCTGGTCGGTTCGGCGGTTGCTGCGCTGGTCGAAGTTCTGCGAGTTCGTCTTTTTGCGGCAGTCAAG CGTTCCGACGGCGGCGTCGCGACTGTAGCGAGGAGATCATCCCTCGTCGATTTAGCCCAGAGACGAGCCGTTCGCAAGGAGACGGTTCAGGCCCAGAAGTCCTTCGAAATCCAGGGTATGATGCACCGATCCCCGCTTCGTTTGCTCG CTGCCCGGCCACCCCCACTGCTTCGTCGGTCGTCATTTCCAGCTCAGTGCCTGGGTAAGAAGGATCAGGTCCCGATTTCGACAACCGTGAACACGGGCCGGCTGTCTAGAAGACCGTCGATCGTCATCGACTCGGAAGAGGACGTAACCGTTTTGACGGACACTTCGCGACGTCGTTGTCGTCTGATTAGGCGtcattga
- the LOC124217993 gene encoding uncharacterized protein isoform X2 has translation MISRVSLGINVGILLTLLILGALFSLPLKLLLDTNRETDGFDEQERGRSADELPQADYRRMKLCGNPDYKSLAKLVHLSNYDGNCTKPKRPDGEKSRGRFAAERYAKRFAEDTSDQQNVSTHQKNSISIAGHILAVLLVGSAVAALVEVLRVRLFAAVKRSDGGVATVARRSSLVDLAQRRAVRKETVQAQKSFEIQGMMHRSPLRLLERRISSGRAEI, from the exons ATGATCAGCCGTGTGTCGCTTGGCATAAACGTCGGCATACTCTTAACGCTCTTGATACTTGGCGCGCTGTTTTCACTGCCGCTGAAGCTGCTGCTTGATACGAATCGCGAAACGGATGGATTTGACGAGCAGGAACGAGGGAGATCCGCTGATGAACTACCGCAAGCGGATTACCGAAGGATGAAGCTCTGCGGGAACCCCGACTACAAATCCCTAGCGAAGTTGGTACACCTCAGCAACTACGATGGAAACTGCACCAAACCAAAGCGTCCTGATGGCGAGAAATCGAGGGGACGATTCGCCGCTGAAAGATACGCCAAAAGATTCGCAGAAGACACGAGCGATCAGCAAAACGTGAGCACTCATCAGAAGAATTCCATCTCCATAGCGGGTCATATCCTCGCTGTCTTGCTGGTCGGTTCGGCGGTTGCTGCGCTGGTCGAAGTTCTGCGAGTTCGTCTTTTTGCGGCAGTCAAG CGTTCCGACGGCGGCGTCGCGACTGTAGCGAGGAGATCATCCCTCGTCGATTTAGCCCAGAGACGAGCCGTTCGCAAGGAGACGGTTCAGGCCCAGAAGTCCTTCGAAATCCAGGGTATGATGCACCGATCCCCGCTTCGTTTGCTCG AGCGCAGGATAAGCTCCGGACGTGCTGAAATATAA